A portion of the Panthera tigris isolate Pti1 chromosome E1, P.tigris_Pti1_mat1.1, whole genome shotgun sequence genome contains these proteins:
- the GRN gene encoding progranulin isoform X3 translates to MWTLVSWVALVAGLVAGTQCPDGQFCPVACCLDPGGVGYSCCSPVLGKGPTALSRRLGRPCQVDAHCSPGYSCLLTILGTSSCCPFPEAVSCGDGRHCCPRGYHCSADGQSCFRRPDANPLGAIQCPDGRFECPNSSTCCTMLDGSWGCCPMPQASCCEDKVHCCPHGTSCDLAHARCLTATGTHPLAKKIPAQRSNRAVVLCPDAQSQCPDGSTCCELPSGKYGCCPIPNAVCCSDHLHCCPQDTVCDLVQSKCLSKENATDLLTKLPAHAVQEVKCDMEVSCPDGYTCCRLQSGAWGCCPFAQAVCCEDHVHCCPAGFKCDTAKGTCEQGAQQVPWMVQALARLRLPKPQAVENDVPCDNITSCPSFNTCCRLTSGEWGCCPAPEAVCCSDHQHCCPHGYTCLAGGQCQRGNKVVTGLEKMPARRASLSHRRDMGCDQHTSCPVGQTCCPSLSGGWACCQLPHAVCCEDRQHCCPAGYTCNVKARSCEKEADSAHLAARLARGPHVGVGNVECGARHFCHNNQTCCPDSRGGWACCPYRQGICCADQRHCCPAGFRCGAKGIKCLRRKSLSWDMPLKDPAPRQLL, encoded by the exons ATGTGGACTTTGGTGAGCTGGGTGGCCTTAGTGGCAGGGCTGGTAGCTGGAACACAGTGCCCAGATGGTCAGTTCTGCCCTGTGGCCTGCTGCCTGGACCCAGGAGGAGTCGGCTATAGCTGCTGCAGTCCTGTTCTG GGCAAGGGGCCCACAGCGCTGAGCAGGCGTCTGGGCAGACCCTGCCAGGTAGATGCCCATTGCTCTCCTGGCTACTCCTGCCTCCTCACCATCTTGGGGACCTCCAGCTGCTGCCCATTCCCAGAG GCTGTGTCGTGCGGTGACGGCCGCCACTGCTGCCCACGGGGCTACCACTGCAGCGCTGACGGGCAGTCCTGCTTCCGAAGACCAG ATGCCAACCCCTTGGGTGCCATCCAGTGCCCTGATGGCCGGTTCGAATGCCCCAACTCCTCCACGTGCTGCACTATGCTAGATGGCTCCTGGGGATGCTGCCCCATGCCCCAG GCGTCTTGCTGCGAAGACAAGGTGCACTGCTGTCCCCATGGTACCTCTTGTGACCTGGCTCATGCCCGCTGCCTCACGGCCACAGGGACCCACCCCCTGGCAAAGAAGATTCCTGCACAGAGGAGTAACCGGGCAG tGGTCCTGTGCCCCGATGCACAGTCCCAGTGCCCTGATGGTTCTACCTGCTGTGAGCTGCCCAGTGGGAAGTATGGCTGCTGCCCAATACCTAAT gccgTCTGCTGCTCGGACCACCTGCACTGTTGTCCCCAGGACACTGTGTGTGACTTGGTCCAGAGCAAGTGCCTCTCCAAGGAGAACGCTACAGACCTCCTCACCAAGCTGCCGGCGCACGCAG TGCAGGAGGTGAAGTGTGACATGGAGGTGAGCTGCCCAGACGGCTACACCTGCTGCCGCCTACAGTCgggggcctggggctgctgcCCTTTTGCCCAG GCTGTGTGCTGTGAGGACCACGTACACTGCTGCCCGGCTGGCTTCAAATGTGACACAGCAAAGGGTACCTGTGAACAGGGGGCCCAGCAGGTGCCCTGGATGGTGCAGGCCCTGGCCCGCCTCCGCCTGCCGAAACCCCAAGCCGTGGAGAACGATGTCCCTTGTGATAACATCACTAGCTGCCCCTCCTTCAATACCTGCTGTCGACTCACGTCTGGGGAGTGGGGCTGCTGTCCTGCCCCAGAG GCTGTCTGCTGCTCAGACCACCAGCACTGCTGCCCCCATGGCTACACGTGCTTGGCTGGGGGGCAGTGTCAGAGGGGGAACAAGGTGGTGACTGGATTGGAGAAGATGCCTGCCCGCCGGGCTTCCCTGTCTCACCGCAGAGACATGGGCTGTGACCAGCACACCAGCTGCCCAGTGGGGCAGACCTGCTGCCCAAGCTTGAGTGGGGGCTGGGCCTGCTGCCAGTTGCCTCAC gcCGTGTGCTGTGAGGACCGCCAGCACTGCTGTCCGGCTGGGTACACCTGCAACGTGAAGGCCCGATCCTGTGAGAAGGAGGCAGACTCTGCCCACCTTGCTGCCCGCCTGGCCCGTGGCCCTCACGTGGGTGTGGGGAACGTGGAATGTGGGGCCCGGCACTTTTGCCACAATAACCAGACCTGCTGCCCAGATAGCCGAGGGGGCTGGGCTTGCTGTCCCTATCGCCAG GGAATCTGCTGTGCAGATCAGCGTCACTGCTGCCCTGCTGGCTTCCGATGTGGGGCCAAGGGAATCAAGTGTCTGCGCAGGAAGAGCCTGAGCTGGGACATGCCCTTGAAGGACCCAGCCCCGAGACAGCTGCTGTGA
- the GRN gene encoding progranulin isoform X1, translated as MWTLVSWVALVAGLVAGTQCPDGQFCPVACCLDPGGVGYSCCSPVLVSALLPSLSPPLTFQGKGPTALSRRLGRPCQVDAHCSPGYSCLLTILGTSSCCPFPEAVSCGDGRHCCPRGYHCSADGQSCFRRPDANPLGAIQCPDGRFECPNSSTCCTMLDGSWGCCPMPQASCCEDKVHCCPHGTSCDLAHARCLTATGTHPLAKKIPAQRSNRAVVLCPDAQSQCPDGSTCCELPSGKYGCCPIPNAVCCSDHLHCCPQDTVCDLVQSKCLSKENATDLLTKLPAHAVQEVKCDMEVSCPDGYTCCRLQSGAWGCCPFAQAVCCEDHVHCCPAGFKCDTAKGTCEQGAQQVPWMVQALARLRLPKPQAVENDVPCDNITSCPSFNTCCRLTSGEWGCCPAPEAVCCSDHQHCCPHGYTCLAGGQCQRGNKVVTGLEKMPARRASLSHRRDMGCDQHTSCPVGQTCCPSLSGGWACCQLPHAVCCEDRQHCCPAGYTCNVKARSCEKEADSAHLAARLARGPHVGVGNVECGARHFCHNNQTCCPDSRGGWACCPYRQGICCADQRHCCPAGFRCGAKGIKCLRRKSLSWDMPLKDPAPRQLL; from the exons ATGTGGACTTTGGTGAGCTGGGTGGCCTTAGTGGCAGGGCTGGTAGCTGGAACACAGTGCCCAGATGGTCAGTTCTGCCCTGTGGCCTGCTGCCTGGACCCAGGAGGAGTCGGCTATAGCTGCTGCAGTCCTGTTCTGGTGAGTGCCCTTCTGCCCAG TTTATCGCCTCCTCTCACTTTCCAGGGCAAGGGGCCCACAGCGCTGAGCAGGCGTCTGGGCAGACCCTGCCAGGTAGATGCCCATTGCTCTCCTGGCTACTCCTGCCTCCTCACCATCTTGGGGACCTCCAGCTGCTGCCCATTCCCAGAG GCTGTGTCGTGCGGTGACGGCCGCCACTGCTGCCCACGGGGCTACCACTGCAGCGCTGACGGGCAGTCCTGCTTCCGAAGACCAG ATGCCAACCCCTTGGGTGCCATCCAGTGCCCTGATGGCCGGTTCGAATGCCCCAACTCCTCCACGTGCTGCACTATGCTAGATGGCTCCTGGGGATGCTGCCCCATGCCCCAG GCGTCTTGCTGCGAAGACAAGGTGCACTGCTGTCCCCATGGTACCTCTTGTGACCTGGCTCATGCCCGCTGCCTCACGGCCACAGGGACCCACCCCCTGGCAAAGAAGATTCCTGCACAGAGGAGTAACCGGGCAG tGGTCCTGTGCCCCGATGCACAGTCCCAGTGCCCTGATGGTTCTACCTGCTGTGAGCTGCCCAGTGGGAAGTATGGCTGCTGCCCAATACCTAAT gccgTCTGCTGCTCGGACCACCTGCACTGTTGTCCCCAGGACACTGTGTGTGACTTGGTCCAGAGCAAGTGCCTCTCCAAGGAGAACGCTACAGACCTCCTCACCAAGCTGCCGGCGCACGCAG TGCAGGAGGTGAAGTGTGACATGGAGGTGAGCTGCCCAGACGGCTACACCTGCTGCCGCCTACAGTCgggggcctggggctgctgcCCTTTTGCCCAG GCTGTGTGCTGTGAGGACCACGTACACTGCTGCCCGGCTGGCTTCAAATGTGACACAGCAAAGGGTACCTGTGAACAGGGGGCCCAGCAGGTGCCCTGGATGGTGCAGGCCCTGGCCCGCCTCCGCCTGCCGAAACCCCAAGCCGTGGAGAACGATGTCCCTTGTGATAACATCACTAGCTGCCCCTCCTTCAATACCTGCTGTCGACTCACGTCTGGGGAGTGGGGCTGCTGTCCTGCCCCAGAG GCTGTCTGCTGCTCAGACCACCAGCACTGCTGCCCCCATGGCTACACGTGCTTGGCTGGGGGGCAGTGTCAGAGGGGGAACAAGGTGGTGACTGGATTGGAGAAGATGCCTGCCCGCCGGGCTTCCCTGTCTCACCGCAGAGACATGGGCTGTGACCAGCACACCAGCTGCCCAGTGGGGCAGACCTGCTGCCCAAGCTTGAGTGGGGGCTGGGCCTGCTGCCAGTTGCCTCAC gcCGTGTGCTGTGAGGACCGCCAGCACTGCTGTCCGGCTGGGTACACCTGCAACGTGAAGGCCCGATCCTGTGAGAAGGAGGCAGACTCTGCCCACCTTGCTGCCCGCCTGGCCCGTGGCCCTCACGTGGGTGTGGGGAACGTGGAATGTGGGGCCCGGCACTTTTGCCACAATAACCAGACCTGCTGCCCAGATAGCCGAGGGGGCTGGGCTTGCTGTCCCTATCGCCAG GGAATCTGCTGTGCAGATCAGCGTCACTGCTGCCCTGCTGGCTTCCGATGTGGGGCCAAGGGAATCAAGTGTCTGCGCAGGAAGAGCCTGAGCTGGGACATGCCCTTGAAGGACCCAGCCCCGAGACAGCTGCTGTGA
- the GRN gene encoding progranulin isoform X5: MWTLVSWVALVAGLVAGTQCPDGQFCPVACCLDPGGVGYSCCSPVLAVSCGDGRHCCPRGYHCSADGQSCFRRPDANPLGAIQCPDGRFECPNSSTCCTMLDGSWGCCPMPQASCCEDKVHCCPHGTSCDLAHARCLTATGTHPLAKKIPAQRSNRAGLSPLPVVLCPDAQSQCPDGSTCCELPSGKYGCCPIPNAVCCSDHLHCCPQDTVCDLVQSKCLSKENATDLLTKLPAHAVQEVKCDMEVSCPDGYTCCRLQSGAWGCCPFAQAVCCEDHVHCCPAGFKCDTAKGTCEQGAQQVPWMVQALARLRLPKPQAVENDVPCDNITSCPSFNTCCRLTSGEWGCCPAPEAVCCSDHQHCCPHGYTCLAGGQCQRGNKVVTGLEKMPARRASLSHRRDMGCDQHTSCPVGQTCCPSLSGGWACCQLPHAVCCEDRQHCCPAGYTCNVKARSCEKEADSAHLAARLARGPHVGVGNVECGARHFCHNNQTCCPDSRGGWACCPYRQGICCADQRHCCPAGFRCGAKGIKCLRRKSLSWDMPLKDPAPRQLL, encoded by the exons ATGTGGACTTTGGTGAGCTGGGTGGCCTTAGTGGCAGGGCTGGTAGCTGGAACACAGTGCCCAGATGGTCAGTTCTGCCCTGTGGCCTGCTGCCTGGACCCAGGAGGAGTCGGCTATAGCTGCTGCAGTCCTGTTCTG GCTGTGTCGTGCGGTGACGGCCGCCACTGCTGCCCACGGGGCTACCACTGCAGCGCTGACGGGCAGTCCTGCTTCCGAAGACCAG ATGCCAACCCCTTGGGTGCCATCCAGTGCCCTGATGGCCGGTTCGAATGCCCCAACTCCTCCACGTGCTGCACTATGCTAGATGGCTCCTGGGGATGCTGCCCCATGCCCCAG GCGTCTTGCTGCGAAGACAAGGTGCACTGCTGTCCCCATGGTACCTCTTGTGACCTGGCTCATGCCCGCTGCCTCACGGCCACAGGGACCCACCCCCTGGCAAAGAAGATTCCTGCACAGAGGAGTAACCGGGCAG gcctctctccccttccagtGGTCCTGTGCCCCGATGCACAGTCCCAGTGCCCTGATGGTTCTACCTGCTGTGAGCTGCCCAGTGGGAAGTATGGCTGCTGCCCAATACCTAAT gccgTCTGCTGCTCGGACCACCTGCACTGTTGTCCCCAGGACACTGTGTGTGACTTGGTCCAGAGCAAGTGCCTCTCCAAGGAGAACGCTACAGACCTCCTCACCAAGCTGCCGGCGCACGCAG TGCAGGAGGTGAAGTGTGACATGGAGGTGAGCTGCCCAGACGGCTACACCTGCTGCCGCCTACAGTCgggggcctggggctgctgcCCTTTTGCCCAG GCTGTGTGCTGTGAGGACCACGTACACTGCTGCCCGGCTGGCTTCAAATGTGACACAGCAAAGGGTACCTGTGAACAGGGGGCCCAGCAGGTGCCCTGGATGGTGCAGGCCCTGGCCCGCCTCCGCCTGCCGAAACCCCAAGCCGTGGAGAACGATGTCCCTTGTGATAACATCACTAGCTGCCCCTCCTTCAATACCTGCTGTCGACTCACGTCTGGGGAGTGGGGCTGCTGTCCTGCCCCAGAG GCTGTCTGCTGCTCAGACCACCAGCACTGCTGCCCCCATGGCTACACGTGCTTGGCTGGGGGGCAGTGTCAGAGGGGGAACAAGGTGGTGACTGGATTGGAGAAGATGCCTGCCCGCCGGGCTTCCCTGTCTCACCGCAGAGACATGGGCTGTGACCAGCACACCAGCTGCCCAGTGGGGCAGACCTGCTGCCCAAGCTTGAGTGGGGGCTGGGCCTGCTGCCAGTTGCCTCAC gcCGTGTGCTGTGAGGACCGCCAGCACTGCTGTCCGGCTGGGTACACCTGCAACGTGAAGGCCCGATCCTGTGAGAAGGAGGCAGACTCTGCCCACCTTGCTGCCCGCCTGGCCCGTGGCCCTCACGTGGGTGTGGGGAACGTGGAATGTGGGGCCCGGCACTTTTGCCACAATAACCAGACCTGCTGCCCAGATAGCCGAGGGGGCTGGGCTTGCTGTCCCTATCGCCAG GGAATCTGCTGTGCAGATCAGCGTCACTGCTGCCCTGCTGGCTTCCGATGTGGGGCCAAGGGAATCAAGTGTCTGCGCAGGAAGAGCCTGAGCTGGGACATGCCCTTGAAGGACCCAGCCCCGAGACAGCTGCTGTGA
- the GRN gene encoding progranulin isoform X4: MWTLVSWVALVAGLVAGTQCPDGQFCPVACCLDPGGVGYSCCSPVLVSALLPSLSPPLTFQGKGPTALSRRLGRPCQVDAHCSPGYSCLLTILGTSSCCPFPEAVSCGDGRHCCPRGYHCSADGQSCFRRPDANPLGAIQCPDGRFECPNSSTCCTMLDGSWGCCPMPQASCCEDKVHCCPHGTSCDLAHARCLTATGTHPLAKKIPAQRSNRAGLSPLPVVLCPDAQSQCPDGSTCCELPSGKYGCCPIPNAVCCSDHLHCCPQDTVCDLVQSKCLSKENATDLLTKLPAHAVQEVKCDMEVSCPDGYTCCRLQSGAWGCCPFAQAVCCEDHVHCCPAGFKCDTAKGTCEQGAQQVPWMVQALARLRLPKPQAVENDVPCDNITSCPSFNTCCRLTSGEWGCCPAPEAVCCSDHQHCCPHGYTCLAGGQCQRGNKVVTGLEKMPARRASLSHRRDMGCDQHTSCPVGQTCCPSLSGGWACCQLPHAVCCEDRQHCCPAGYTCNVKARSCEKEADSAHLAARLARGPHVGVGNVECGARHFCHNNQTCCPDSRGGWACCPYRQGICCADQRHCCPAGFRCGAKGIKCLRRKSLSWDMPLKDPAPRQLL; encoded by the exons ATGTGGACTTTGGTGAGCTGGGTGGCCTTAGTGGCAGGGCTGGTAGCTGGAACACAGTGCCCAGATGGTCAGTTCTGCCCTGTGGCCTGCTGCCTGGACCCAGGAGGAGTCGGCTATAGCTGCTGCAGTCCTGTTCTGGTGAGTGCCCTTCTGCCCAG TTTATCGCCTCCTCTCACTTTCCAGGGCAAGGGGCCCACAGCGCTGAGCAGGCGTCTGGGCAGACCCTGCCAGGTAGATGCCCATTGCTCTCCTGGCTACTCCTGCCTCCTCACCATCTTGGGGACCTCCAGCTGCTGCCCATTCCCAGAG GCTGTGTCGTGCGGTGACGGCCGCCACTGCTGCCCACGGGGCTACCACTGCAGCGCTGACGGGCAGTCCTGCTTCCGAAGACCAG ATGCCAACCCCTTGGGTGCCATCCAGTGCCCTGATGGCCGGTTCGAATGCCCCAACTCCTCCACGTGCTGCACTATGCTAGATGGCTCCTGGGGATGCTGCCCCATGCCCCAG GCGTCTTGCTGCGAAGACAAGGTGCACTGCTGTCCCCATGGTACCTCTTGTGACCTGGCTCATGCCCGCTGCCTCACGGCCACAGGGACCCACCCCCTGGCAAAGAAGATTCCTGCACAGAGGAGTAACCGGGCAG gcctctctccccttccagtGGTCCTGTGCCCCGATGCACAGTCCCAGTGCCCTGATGGTTCTACCTGCTGTGAGCTGCCCAGTGGGAAGTATGGCTGCTGCCCAATACCTAAT gccgTCTGCTGCTCGGACCACCTGCACTGTTGTCCCCAGGACACTGTGTGTGACTTGGTCCAGAGCAAGTGCCTCTCCAAGGAGAACGCTACAGACCTCCTCACCAAGCTGCCGGCGCACGCAG TGCAGGAGGTGAAGTGTGACATGGAGGTGAGCTGCCCAGACGGCTACACCTGCTGCCGCCTACAGTCgggggcctggggctgctgcCCTTTTGCCCAG GCTGTGTGCTGTGAGGACCACGTACACTGCTGCCCGGCTGGCTTCAAATGTGACACAGCAAAGGGTACCTGTGAACAGGGGGCCCAGCAGGTGCCCTGGATGGTGCAGGCCCTGGCCCGCCTCCGCCTGCCGAAACCCCAAGCCGTGGAGAACGATGTCCCTTGTGATAACATCACTAGCTGCCCCTCCTTCAATACCTGCTGTCGACTCACGTCTGGGGAGTGGGGCTGCTGTCCTGCCCCAGAG GCTGTCTGCTGCTCAGACCACCAGCACTGCTGCCCCCATGGCTACACGTGCTTGGCTGGGGGGCAGTGTCAGAGGGGGAACAAGGTGGTGACTGGATTGGAGAAGATGCCTGCCCGCCGGGCTTCCCTGTCTCACCGCAGAGACATGGGCTGTGACCAGCACACCAGCTGCCCAGTGGGGCAGACCTGCTGCCCAAGCTTGAGTGGGGGCTGGGCCTGCTGCCAGTTGCCTCAC gcCGTGTGCTGTGAGGACCGCCAGCACTGCTGTCCGGCTGGGTACACCTGCAACGTGAAGGCCCGATCCTGTGAGAAGGAGGCAGACTCTGCCCACCTTGCTGCCCGCCTGGCCCGTGGCCCTCACGTGGGTGTGGGGAACGTGGAATGTGGGGCCCGGCACTTTTGCCACAATAACCAGACCTGCTGCCCAGATAGCCGAGGGGGCTGGGCTTGCTGTCCCTATCGCCAG GGAATCTGCTGTGCAGATCAGCGTCACTGCTGCCCTGCTGGCTTCCGATGTGGGGCCAAGGGAATCAAGTGTCTGCGCAGGAAGAGCCTGAGCTGGGACATGCCCTTGAAGGACCCAGCCCCGAGACAGCTGCTGTGA
- the GRN gene encoding progranulin isoform X2 encodes MWTLVSWVALVAGLVAGTQCPDGQFCPVACCLDPGGVGYSCCSPVLGKGPTALSRRLGRPCQVDAHCSPGYSCLLTILGTSSCCPFPEAVSCGDGRHCCPRGYHCSADGQSCFRRPDANPLGAIQCPDGRFECPNSSTCCTMLDGSWGCCPMPQASCCEDKVHCCPHGTSCDLAHARCLTATGTHPLAKKIPAQRSNRAGLSPLPVVLCPDAQSQCPDGSTCCELPSGKYGCCPIPNAVCCSDHLHCCPQDTVCDLVQSKCLSKENATDLLTKLPAHAVQEVKCDMEVSCPDGYTCCRLQSGAWGCCPFAQAVCCEDHVHCCPAGFKCDTAKGTCEQGAQQVPWMVQALARLRLPKPQAVENDVPCDNITSCPSFNTCCRLTSGEWGCCPAPEAVCCSDHQHCCPHGYTCLAGGQCQRGNKVVTGLEKMPARRASLSHRRDMGCDQHTSCPVGQTCCPSLSGGWACCQLPHAVCCEDRQHCCPAGYTCNVKARSCEKEADSAHLAARLARGPHVGVGNVECGARHFCHNNQTCCPDSRGGWACCPYRQGICCADQRHCCPAGFRCGAKGIKCLRRKSLSWDMPLKDPAPRQLL; translated from the exons ATGTGGACTTTGGTGAGCTGGGTGGCCTTAGTGGCAGGGCTGGTAGCTGGAACACAGTGCCCAGATGGTCAGTTCTGCCCTGTGGCCTGCTGCCTGGACCCAGGAGGAGTCGGCTATAGCTGCTGCAGTCCTGTTCTG GGCAAGGGGCCCACAGCGCTGAGCAGGCGTCTGGGCAGACCCTGCCAGGTAGATGCCCATTGCTCTCCTGGCTACTCCTGCCTCCTCACCATCTTGGGGACCTCCAGCTGCTGCCCATTCCCAGAG GCTGTGTCGTGCGGTGACGGCCGCCACTGCTGCCCACGGGGCTACCACTGCAGCGCTGACGGGCAGTCCTGCTTCCGAAGACCAG ATGCCAACCCCTTGGGTGCCATCCAGTGCCCTGATGGCCGGTTCGAATGCCCCAACTCCTCCACGTGCTGCACTATGCTAGATGGCTCCTGGGGATGCTGCCCCATGCCCCAG GCGTCTTGCTGCGAAGACAAGGTGCACTGCTGTCCCCATGGTACCTCTTGTGACCTGGCTCATGCCCGCTGCCTCACGGCCACAGGGACCCACCCCCTGGCAAAGAAGATTCCTGCACAGAGGAGTAACCGGGCAG gcctctctccccttccagtGGTCCTGTGCCCCGATGCACAGTCCCAGTGCCCTGATGGTTCTACCTGCTGTGAGCTGCCCAGTGGGAAGTATGGCTGCTGCCCAATACCTAAT gccgTCTGCTGCTCGGACCACCTGCACTGTTGTCCCCAGGACACTGTGTGTGACTTGGTCCAGAGCAAGTGCCTCTCCAAGGAGAACGCTACAGACCTCCTCACCAAGCTGCCGGCGCACGCAG TGCAGGAGGTGAAGTGTGACATGGAGGTGAGCTGCCCAGACGGCTACACCTGCTGCCGCCTACAGTCgggggcctggggctgctgcCCTTTTGCCCAG GCTGTGTGCTGTGAGGACCACGTACACTGCTGCCCGGCTGGCTTCAAATGTGACACAGCAAAGGGTACCTGTGAACAGGGGGCCCAGCAGGTGCCCTGGATGGTGCAGGCCCTGGCCCGCCTCCGCCTGCCGAAACCCCAAGCCGTGGAGAACGATGTCCCTTGTGATAACATCACTAGCTGCCCCTCCTTCAATACCTGCTGTCGACTCACGTCTGGGGAGTGGGGCTGCTGTCCTGCCCCAGAG GCTGTCTGCTGCTCAGACCACCAGCACTGCTGCCCCCATGGCTACACGTGCTTGGCTGGGGGGCAGTGTCAGAGGGGGAACAAGGTGGTGACTGGATTGGAGAAGATGCCTGCCCGCCGGGCTTCCCTGTCTCACCGCAGAGACATGGGCTGTGACCAGCACACCAGCTGCCCAGTGGGGCAGACCTGCTGCCCAAGCTTGAGTGGGGGCTGGGCCTGCTGCCAGTTGCCTCAC gcCGTGTGCTGTGAGGACCGCCAGCACTGCTGTCCGGCTGGGTACACCTGCAACGTGAAGGCCCGATCCTGTGAGAAGGAGGCAGACTCTGCCCACCTTGCTGCCCGCCTGGCCCGTGGCCCTCACGTGGGTGTGGGGAACGTGGAATGTGGGGCCCGGCACTTTTGCCACAATAACCAGACCTGCTGCCCAGATAGCCGAGGGGGCTGGGCTTGCTGTCCCTATCGCCAG GGAATCTGCTGTGCAGATCAGCGTCACTGCTGCCCTGCTGGCTTCCGATGTGGGGCCAAGGGAATCAAGTGTCTGCGCAGGAAGAGCCTGAGCTGGGACATGCCCTTGAAGGACCCAGCCCCGAGACAGCTGCTGTGA